The bacterium nucleotide sequence GAATCCGAGAAAAGTCAGTGTTCTTCGAAAGAGGGTGGGCTGAATGTCCACCCTCTTTTCATTTCACAGTTTGCCCTGCCGTCGCATCTTTTCCAGTACGCTGTGCCGCCGGCCATAGCTGAAATAGATGAGGAAACCGATGAGCAGCCACACCAGCAGGCGGAACCAGTTTTCCGACGGCAGTGAGAACATCAACAACAGGCAAAACAAGATACCCAGGATGGGGGTGAGCGGCGCATAGGGCACGCGAAACGGCCGCTCCGCCTCCGGATGCGTATGGCGCATGATCAACACCGCCGAACAAACGATCACAAAGGCCAGCAGCGTGCCGATGTTGGTGAGATCGGCCAGAATGCGCAAAGGGATCAGCGAAGAGAGTGCAGCCACCACCACGCCGGTCATCAGAGTGGATTTCCACGGCGTGCGAAACCGGTCATGAATGGCGCCGAAAAA carries:
- a CDS encoding amino acid permease yields the protein FFGAIHDRFRTPWKSTLMTGVVVAALSSLIPLRILADLTNIGTLLAFVIVCSAVLIMRHTHPEAERPFRVPYAPLTPILGILFCLLLMFSLPSENWFRLLVWLLIGFLIYFSYGRRHSVLEKMRRQGKL